The genomic region tttgatatattttgtgTTTACCCCAGCTGATCTATTTTAGAGGAAGGTTAAAGGAGCCTTTTTAAAACCcctatttttagggatgagagagaATGACCCTTCATGTTCAAAATTTTTGTTCCTCAATCCTCTTTTCATTGGGATTTTTTGTGCCCCCCTCTACTCAAatttcttgtgtttgtgtgttgaGCTTCATTGTCTGCATCTTGgggtttctcttgtttttctttatgAGGTGGTCCCATCTTCTATGGAGGGGAAGATGGATGTGGTTGCAGGTGAcctatctcctattgaggtggagttagaTGCTACTTATTTTGCATGGAAGTACTGTGGGCAGGTAGATGTTGATCAATTTTGGAGCTACAAAGGTTTTATTGGTGGCATGGTTGTTGTCATCTTCCATTTTGGTTGTGGGAGACTTTGAAAACCTACTTTTGAGGGTTTGGGGAGCCTTTTAAAATCCTTTGATCCCAAATTGTGTTTGGTTGCCTATCAATTAAGATGATGCCTTGTTAAAAACATATCAATTTGTGGGAGCCTTCTAAAACACACTCTCGCTAGTTGTGGGAGCCATATGAAACCCATTTCAGGTTGTCGAGCCTCTTAAAACCCACTCTTAAGGTTAAGGGAGCCTCGAAAAACCCATGGTATTTTTCTTCTCTCATCGACAGGCTGGATGATGCATTTTTCAAGGGCCTAGTTAGGCGAGTTTTTTTTTTGGTTAGGCTCAAGTTTTACTGTTGGTGAGTTGGAGACTCTGTTACAGGTTTAGATCTATTGCTGGCTGCCAGCCTAGTTTGTATTGTCTATATTTTGTGTGTGGCTAGTGGTTTGTTTCTTATTGGTTGCTTTGTGTCTTGCAGCCTCTTGTGCCACTACAGTTGTAATGTTTTATCCTTCTGGTATGATTGTGGCCTTGTTGTTGTTTAGCTTTGTTTTATCCATCTGCAACGTCCCTTTGTTGGTTCCGGATCCATGAAAAAtatgagggtttcaggtccctccaAAAACTATTGGACGGGGTTactagtcccctcaaaacctatttatcctaatcaaaaacaaTAACATGGAGGTTGGGTACCTATCTTGTCCATGACCATTCACAAGACATGTGAGACCCTTTGGAATTGATCCAATTTGTGTTTACAAAGTTGCCTAGTTTTACTTAACTCTTAATAGAGAGATAGGTAAATATCGCCTTATAGCTTATAATACTGAGCATTGTATGATTTAGGATTCATGTGATGTTGAGGCAACTCTTCCAAAATAAATTGATATAAATAAAAACAAGGTCACAAAAGACGACATGTTTCAATTGGGCAAAATGTGTTGGATGTAGTGTGAAAGATCTCAATAATACTATTACTAGTTATGAAAAGTGCTCAGAAAAATCTTGATACAACTATTTTGAGGATGTGATAAAAATGCATGTTATTAATATTATTGAGATGGTAAGTTGTGGTGAAACTCTCTTAGTTGGGACATGTGATCTAGATCATATTAAGTAAATTCTAGCAAGTGGTGTTGCCTATTTCCTTGGTGAACCAAAGCCTTCATCTTCCCATGACTTGGATTCTTATTAATTTTAAATCAGAGGCTTGGGGTATTAGAGGATGGAGGACTTGCCAACATCTCAAGCTAGCTAGCTTATTACCTTGAGATGGGGCTTTGCATTAGAATAATTTattctttccttttttgtttttcaattggtGATAGATTCTAAAATACATGTATTATAATGCTTGATCTTTATAGACAATTAAGTAATTTAGTGTTGAACTCCATCTAGATTGCTACACAAGAGTTCAAGAGATAGTGATTAGGAATTATACTCTTGTGATGTCAAGAGATAACCTAATGGATCTCTATAATTGACACTTATTATGGATAGTTTTGCAATAATTTAGGAATCCATTATTCAATAGTTTAAAGAAAAATAACTCAAGAATTCAGCTCAAAGCGACACCCTTATGATAGGCATGAGGTAGCTTGATAGACTTCGACCTAATTTAAGATTACTTTCTTCTAAGAATATTAGACAATATTAGAAAGATTGCCCCTTATATTAatttattcttttgaaatttttgGCAAACCTAATAATGTGGTCCAAAAACTTTTGTTTCAATACCTTTCCTCCATTAAGCTCAAAAGTTTCAGACAACATTTTATATTTTAGATACTCTTTGGCATTTTTATGCAACTTgagaataatttatatattatttccGTTGAAAACCCTAATCCTTCAAATCGAGTTTTAACGATTCCACATTAGTGACCAGCACATAAATCATAGAAAACGCCGACAATATTAAAAGAATGGCGCGAAAGGGTCTACATACGGTAGCAGGTGAGCTGATCTCCAGATAACCATACCCAGTAAGACCTACGTAGCAACAACTCTAAAAGTCTACTATAACATTGCAAGGATCGGTAAAATATACGGAGTCAAGATGAAATAGTCCTTGCGAAGCAGTTAAACTTTCGGCTATATAAAGCATATAATCGGTTTCTAATACACAATTCAGCTAAACATTCATTCCCTGAGCTCTTCTGTGTCTCTATTATAATGGCTAACGGCATGATTTCCTTCACGTTGGGACTTTTTCTGTTGATGTGTTCTTACAGCGAAAAAATCATGGCATCGGATCCCGATCCCTTGCAAGATTTCTGCGTTGCAGACATGGAAAGCAAAGGTGAGTACATAACTTAATACAGTAGTGTGATATGATTTTCTTATTACGGGACTTGCTAACAAATTGCTTAAAACAGTTGATGTGAATGGGTTCGTTTGCAAAGACCCAATGGCAGTTTCAGCAGAGGACTTCTTCTTCGGGAGACTTGGGCAGGCAGGAAACACCGATAATGCAGTGGGCTCCAATGTAACGATGGCCAATGTTATGCAGATACCAGGCCTCAACACCTTCGGAATATCGTTGGTCCGTATCGATTACGCAgtgggtggaataaatcctcctcacacacacccaagagccactgaagttcttgttttacttgaaggccagcttcttgtgggtttcattgacaccgccaacaagtttttcagcaaaccgttggagaagggagatgtgtttgtgtttccaaaggcacttgtgcatttccagcagaatgtggggCACGAAAATGCGGTGGCCATAGCTGCATTGAGCAGCCAACTTCCAGGAGCTCAGACAATCGCCAATTCTCTGTTTGCAGCGGATCCTCCTCTCCCCGATTCCGTATTGGCCAAGGCCTTCCGCATCACCCAAGAACTTGTGAATTTCATTCTGAAGAAATTCGCCTAAGCTTATGGAGCTTAATTTTCTGTGATCTGttaaataaaacaaagaaaaggagagatAACTTGGGAAGACCATCTTCATCTCATTCTTTTTCTTACTGTTGAATAAAACAACTTATTGTCGTTATTGCCGCGCTGTGGTACTATACGTGGAAATTGAAATAGAATTTTAAGTATAGGTAAGACGCATTTACTTTAAGCAACTAGAATCTGTGCATTATAAAAGCATTCAATGCATCATATCTTCAATATTTTATCAACATTTTTATCATAACcggaaaaaaaaaaaagcataaggACTTGTCTAACACTTTAATTCTTGCATAGCGATCTCTCAAATATGTTCTCTAACACTAATATTGCATAATTTTAGTTGTGACAAAAAAAATGAATAATGACAGACAAGGCAATAGTTACAAACAAGTTTATAGCATGAAAATAAATATCATTGCAAAAAGCATCATAATTACATTATAGACAATGTAATTTACAATGTGATGGCTTGATACAATTATACTTGAGTGTAGAACCTCATACTTTAGGTCTTTAGTTATAGATTATTCAAGAACTTGCATCAAAATTCTAATTTTATCAATGCCATACATGATGATCTACAAATATTCATAAACTTTACTTTTAATTGAATATTCATTTGTCATGTTTGTGGATTAAACCATTTatattactctaaaatctagaattcTTTATTAATTGAACAACTGGTAGAGTCACACATCTGACAACTGGTAGAATCAAAATTGAACATGTATCCaatatcacacatctgactcacacttagtaaATTGTGTTTTAGGCCTCCCACAAAGTAAACACCATATGCTTTTAATTTGCCATCTATATTCAAGTTTCCTTTTACTCTTATCCtaatggaagagttgtctccataCCTCACcaaacctccattccaatcttcaaacttgatgaacttctttttgtctccggtcatgtgattggaagaaccactatcaactacccatacaTTTGCTCTTTCTGCATTCAGGGTAGTTTGGACATGGCAGGCCATAATATAACATCGGGCTAAAGAACATCAGACTTGACTCAACCTTAttcttatccttttctacccaaaaCTATTTGGCTTCCTTCTCCTTTCCTGCAACACCTTTCTGCTCTGGTTTTGCTTCTAGTTTTTGACCTAGTACTGCCTTCTTTTGCTTAGATATGTTGAGCttgcaatgttttgcaatgtgaccaaaatttttacaatgataacatttaatatttgcattaattgatgaatttaaaaaattattgtgAGGTACCGGCATATTTcttctacattcataactcctatgaccatacttactgGACTGATAACAAAAAACATTCATATCTCGGAGTGCAGCAAATGTATTTCTACTCACAAAACTAGTAGGGGGATTATGCATCAAACTACAATCAgcaattctatgtccaaacttattacaccggtaacagtaaccatggaatttgggtacataccactCTTGTCTATTTGGACCAGCAAACCTTTGTCTCACTGGGTGTCTTCTTCTCACGTTAATGACTTTAATGAACCCTTCATTATCAATATTAGCCTTGCCATTAGGATCTACATTCCGATACAATGAATGAGCCTTCCAGTTCAAGGTTTGAGCATTTTGGTTCACAAGTTGATTTCTTGTAGCTTAAACATAGGTCTTCTTCTTAGTAGCTTTGTTGATTGTAAAAGTTTGATTTTCTTTGctttcacttgaagaagtaaactgTATCTCCTTGTTGGATGAGTCTTTGTTGTTGGAAATCTAtccctcttcaaatcctatacccctggtatcttttgagtgcttctggttactcaacatcttgtccaaggctttagTGCTTCTCTCGTATTTGCTCCTCATTTTCAATTCATTCttgctcttttcaagctcctttctaagccttacaatttcttcttccaaattctgatgctccttctccttctttattaAATCAGAGCATGTAACTTCAcacatccttttagcttcttccaactggagttttagatcagaaattgttttcttggactcctCCAAAGATTGCTCTAAATGATGTTGTTCTTCTGCAACAACATACTTAAACTtcttgagttcccttcttgtttctctcaactcctcaagagcacttatgagctcagcTTCCAAGTCCACTTCAAGTTCAATATATTCATCTTCATTAGCTCCATCAACTGGTTCATCATGCACCATAAAGAGAttaatttctctttcatcctcacaatagtcatcttctgatgcactttcttcatctgtagcatcatcttcaaaagtatacaagttgttcttcttctggaagcttcttctttcttgttggtagactttcttctttttatccttacccGAAGGTTTGCTGGTCATTTGTTGCTCCTCTCTGACATTCTCATGATAGGGACATTTTGAAGTAATGTGTCatattttaccacagttaaaacatttgaaaggcaattttcctttttacttgtcagatcctcttttaagcttccttacaaagttttaTACCACTGTATCTGAGTCTTCACTAATTTCTCTATGAGCAATTTCTTTGTTACCCTTTTTTATGgagttgaaagcaacctctttTCTTGAAGTTtcctcaccggttgttctcatctcataagtagttagggacccaaataactcatccattgaaaaggttttcagatccttggcttcttctattgcagagacctttgtatcatacttagatgtgagtaaTCTAAGTACCTTTTTTACTATAACTTCATCAGATATATCCTCTCCAACTCCTCTAATAATATTCACcatttcatcaaatctttgaagataataaataatattttcttcatctttcattttcaagcCTTCAAGTTGAGCTCTCGGTGTTTACAAtttagcctccttgaccttgacatctccttcaaataatctcttcaacttatcccaactttccttggtggatgagcagtgtataaccttaacaaactcattatcaaataatccactaagaatagcatgctctgccttggcattgttttcatactccttcttagcatccagatACGTAGGGGGAGTATtcgggatagtatacccattcttcagagacatccaaacatcaaaccctagggaggatagATAGGTTTCTATTCTTTTACTCTAGAAGGAATAATTggcaccatcaaacatgggagctttggaggaggaggattcattcctttccATGGTGTTcttaaaccagaatctacccaagctagagaaaactTTCACCAATAGCGAACCTAAGTCTCCGATACCAATTTTAGAACAAAagatatcattgagaggggggtgaatcaatgactaTAAACAATTTGAATCAGTGTGTGTGCAACTGGTAGAaaaatgaaaacactaacaagcaatcacacaaaagagaacatcacataatactagatatacgaggaaaacccaatgtgggaaaaaccttgatgagaaatgctactagagatctactgctccaatctagactcacaatgaaataacagttttacaatgtttagggcaccaacccaaggagcaccaacccctaacaatttatgggcacctacccaaaggagcatcaacccctaatctattctgagcaccaacttaaggagaaccaacccctacactaagcacccactcaatgaaatacaatgagatataaaaaacaatacaatgataatcaccttgttacaaatgagttttgtaacccctgCAAATGATTCACTAGGTCGGTTGAACTGTTTTCTATCACACTACTTCTTCTTTACCGGATCTCATTTCTCTCTATCTAAATCCTCTTCAAATAATCTTTTTGTTTGTTGTAtctcctctcacactctctcttctctccttcactctctgttgCTACCTCACCAGTTCAATCTCTACGAGTTTGATGGACTATTATACTCTGTAACTGTTTACCGGTTACCTTAAACCCTACCAATTAAACCCCTCTTGCCAGTTCTTCTTCTAACACTGTCACTTCAATATTTTCCTATCAACAATCAAACTGATCGAGTCTCATCTATCACAATCACACTTTCTCATCAATCAACTTAAGtatttgatctgcatatttatacacatgctttcctgtgaaataaaaattcaaaatttacgcACCTAGGGTTATTTTTACCAATCACGATCCATATCAAAttggatctcatcttcttgaattgaCAACCTGCAAAAGATCAATAAAAAGTTGtgtcctttttattcctccaatgcatgtTTACTCTATTTAGAAAGCTAGACCTTGTTAATCAACCTTGCTTTTGTCGATCACACTAAATAATCTCTGCCTTTCAATCTGCTTCGAGCTGCAATCCTCTACAATCAATCCGTGATTTCCATAGTCTTCATTTAATATCGACTCAATTGGCAACTACCTCATCGATACAATATTAAACTACCATTACATGTTCGCCACCTAGATTTCATGTGTTATCACTGTCGGCATCTAATCTCACTTGATTGTGTCGATTCAAATTGGTTACCGACCAAACATACTACTGGTATACACCAACCAGTTAACCTTTATATGATGCACTTCTCTGTTCTAGCAGTTAGGACATGTTATCTCGAACTGCACTCACCAAACCATGAAACATACCCAAGGTAAGCCACTTTTAAAAACACTCATCATTTGCTGGTGACAGTCCTCAACCATtttgccaaagtggcaaacacTTCACATACTTTCATCTTCTTATTTGggtccttcaatttgtctcttttcttgctTACTAGATGACATACTTACtaattgacatcaacatgccaacaatattcaatactcctacttgcatacctataacatcaacttgcatactggttgacatcaatgataacacaattccaacaatcttCACATCCTTTCACCTTCTTATTCAGGTCCTTCATTTTGTCTCttttcttgcttaccggttgacatACTTACGAGTTGAcaccaacatgccaacaatcttcaatactcctacttgcatactggtaacatcaacttgcataccagttgacatcaatgacaacacaatgccaacaggtaTAGTTGTTGAGACTGCGGGTGAGATAGGTGGTATTCCGTTCTGAGTATTATTTGATTTTGGTGCTTccgattcttttatttcttcttatTTAATAGAGAGATGTGGGCTTGTTGTGGCAAAGCAGGTTGATAGGTGGCAAGTTGACTTGGTCATGAGGTCTAAGGTGGCTATGGATTCCCTTGTGTGTGGTTGTCTTTTGGAGTTGGGAGTGCTCTCTACCATGATGGATCTTCATGTCTTatctttgggatcctatggagtggtattaggtatggattggcttgagtcTCATTGGGCTAGGATTGATTGTTAGGATAAGAGAGTGTAGTATTTGGATGGTAGTAGGATGATTGTGGAGGTAGTAGGTATTTAGGGACCTATTTCTCTTTGAATGAGTTTTGTGATGCAGATGAAGCATTGTGTGTGCAAGGGTTGCCAAATTTTTGTATTTAGAGTGGATGAGTTACATGAGAGTGAGAGTTGAAATGATATCTTTTATCATTATCCTATTTTGAAGGAGTTATCAGATTTGTTCCTTAGTGAGATTCTAGGTATGTCTCCCAAGCGTGACATTGATTTAAGGGTATATTTGATTCCAAGAGTAGAGCCTATATCTAAGGCTCCCTATCAGATGACCACTTACAAGCTGAGTGAGTTTATATTGCAGCTAGAAAGGTTGTTGGTGAAGAAATTCATTTGGCCTAGTGTTTTGTCTTGGGGTGACTAGTgttctttgtgaagaagaaggatgggtctctttggttatgcattaat from Cryptomeria japonica chromosome 3, Sugi_1.0, whole genome shotgun sequence harbors:
- the LOC131058350 gene encoding putative germin-like protein 2-3, with amino-acid sequence MANGMISFTLGLFLLMCSYSEKIMASDPDPLQDFCVADMESKVDVNGFVCKDPMAVSAEDFFFGRLGQAGNTDNAVGSNVTMANVMQIPGLNTFGISLVRIDYAVGGINPPHTHPRATEVLVLLEGQLLVGFIDTANKFFSKPLEKGDVFVFPKALVHFQQNVGHENAVAIAALSSQLPGAQTIANSLFAADPPLPDSVLAKAFRITQELVNFILKKFA